From Microbacterium sp. YJN-G, a single genomic window includes:
- a CDS encoding F0F1 ATP synthase subunit epsilon yields MALHVSLVSADAEVWTGEASLVVAKTVEGEIGFMSGHEPVLAILAEGQVRITQADGTKVLANAQDGFLSMEDDVLTIVAGNAALVA; encoded by the coding sequence ATGGCGCTGCATGTCAGCCTCGTCTCCGCCGACGCGGAGGTCTGGACGGGAGAGGCGTCGCTCGTCGTCGCCAAGACCGTCGAGGGCGAGATCGGCTTCATGTCCGGTCACGAGCCGGTGCTGGCCATCCTCGCCGAAGGCCAGGTCCGCATCACCCAGGCCGACGGCACCAAGGTGCTGGCCAACGCGCAGGACGGGTTCCTCTCCATGGAGGACGACGTCCTGACCATCGTGGCCGGCAACGCCGCCCTGGTCGCCTGA
- a CDS encoding DUF4870 domain-containing protein: MSNDAPGAPEPNSGEPNEAAQTRPPAPPAPPAAPTGQPQAGSPVPPPPAGGPSGAPAYGAPGTPPQPGYGAPQQGYGAAQPGYGAPAGAPYGYGAPVQSNITLNLWLSVFFSWIPALIFYLIEKDKVAPQYHRANAKNLNYQLIVTIAYAAVGVLSVITFGLASLLYLVLPIAQLIIGIMHAVNVPPQLAAGQEGKFYLAPDWVK, translated from the coding sequence ATGTCGAACGACGCACCCGGCGCCCCCGAGCCGAACAGCGGAGAGCCGAACGAGGCCGCTCAGACTCGTCCCCCCGCTCCTCCCGCGCCGCCCGCAGCGCCCACCGGACAGCCCCAGGCAGGCTCCCCGGTTCCGCCGCCGCCCGCCGGCGGCCCGAGCGGCGCTCCTGCCTACGGCGCTCCCGGCACGCCCCCGCAGCCCGGCTACGGCGCCCCGCAGCAGGGATACGGCGCTGCGCAGCCCGGTTATGGCGCACCCGCGGGTGCCCCCTATGGCTACGGCGCGCCCGTGCAGAGCAACATCACCCTGAACCTCTGGCTCTCGGTCTTCTTCAGCTGGATCCCTGCGCTGATCTTCTACCTGATCGAGAAGGACAAGGTCGCGCCCCAGTACCACCGCGCGAACGCGAAGAACCTGAACTATCAGCTGATCGTCACCATCGCGTACGCCGCCGTCGGCGTGCTCAGCGTGATCACCTTCGGCCTCGCCTCGCTGCTGTACCTGGTGCTGCCGATCGCCCAGCTGATCATCGGCATCATGCACGCCGTGAACGTGCCGCCGCAGCTGGCCGCGGGCCAGGAGGGCAAGTTCTACCTCGCCCCCGACTGGGTGAAGTGA
- a CDS encoding YaaA family protein: protein MKILLPPSETKRPGGTGAPLRLDELALPALQPQREQVVDALVALAADPDAARRVLKLSERQLGDIENNRMLRTAPTMPAVDRYTGVLYDALGAADLDGAARRWLGGHVLIHSAPLGPVGALDGIPAYRLAAGTSLPGLASLRRLWAEATAGTLEDEGFLLDLRSEAYVALGPVAQSGASAYVRVVTGTGRALNHFNKKSKGELVRLLAQTRPRISGVPSLLRWADEHGVVLRHAAEQNELELVVEG from the coding sequence ATGAAGATCCTCCTTCCACCCTCCGAGACCAAGCGGCCGGGCGGCACCGGTGCGCCGTTGCGGCTCGATGAACTCGCGCTGCCCGCCCTGCAGCCCCAGCGCGAGCAGGTCGTCGATGCGCTCGTCGCCCTGGCAGCGGATCCGGATGCCGCGCGCCGGGTTCTCAAGCTCAGCGAGCGTCAGCTCGGCGACATCGAGAACAACCGGATGCTGCGCACCGCACCCACCATGCCGGCGGTCGACCGCTACACCGGGGTGCTCTACGACGCCCTGGGGGCGGCTGACCTGGACGGCGCCGCACGGCGCTGGCTGGGCGGGCATGTGCTCATCCACTCGGCGCCCCTCGGCCCGGTCGGTGCGCTGGACGGCATCCCCGCCTACCGTCTGGCGGCGGGCACCTCCCTTCCCGGTCTCGCGTCGCTGCGCCGGCTCTGGGCGGAGGCGACGGCCGGCACCCTGGAGGACGAGGGATTCCTGCTCGATCTGCGCAGCGAGGCGTACGTGGCTCTGGGGCCGGTGGCGCAGTCGGGCGCCTCGGCCTACGTGCGGGTGGTGACCGGAACCGGTCGCGCACTGAACCACTTCAACAAGAAGTCGAAGGGCGAGCTCGTGCGTCTGCTGGCGCAGACCCGGCCCCGGATCAGCGGTGTGCCCTCGCTGCTGCGCTGGGCGGACGAGCACGGTGTGGTGCTGCGACACGCCGCCGAGCAGAACGAGCTCGAACTCGTCGTCGAGGGGTGA
- a CDS encoding F0F1 ATP synthase subunit gamma: protein MGAQLRVYKQKISSAQTTKKITKAMELIAASRIQKAMARVTASTPFARAVTRAVSAVATHSSVDHPLTREPDTIRRTAVVIFSSDRGLAGAFNSQVIREGLEQGERLRDLGREPVYYLVGRKAVGYFQFRGITAASEWTGDTDTPSFHTAEEIAHTLREAFLRGGEEGGVDEIVLVFNRFVSMMTQEPTALRLLPLEIDEADESAAGRTVYPLYEFEPDAETVLDAILPVYIQSRVFNALLQSSAAKQAATQKAMKSASDNADKLITDYTRLRNNARQAEITQQIAEIVGGADALASS from the coding sequence ATGGGCGCACAACTCCGGGTCTACAAGCAGAAGATCTCTTCTGCTCAGACGACCAAGAAGATCACGAAGGCGATGGAGCTCATCGCGGCTTCGCGCATCCAGAAGGCGATGGCACGCGTCACGGCGTCCACCCCCTTCGCGCGTGCCGTGACCAGGGCCGTATCCGCCGTCGCGACGCACTCGAGCGTCGACCACCCGCTCACCCGAGAGCCCGACACGATCCGCCGCACGGCGGTCGTGATCTTCTCGAGTGACCGTGGTCTGGCCGGCGCGTTCAACTCCCAGGTGATCCGCGAGGGCCTGGAGCAGGGCGAGCGGCTGCGCGATCTGGGCCGTGAGCCGGTGTACTACCTCGTCGGCCGCAAGGCCGTCGGCTACTTCCAGTTCCGCGGCATCACCGCGGCCTCGGAGTGGACCGGCGACACCGACACGCCGTCGTTCCACACCGCCGAGGAGATCGCGCACACGCTGCGCGAGGCCTTCCTGCGCGGTGGCGAAGAAGGCGGCGTCGACGAGATCGTGCTCGTGTTCAACCGTTTCGTCAGCATGATGACGCAGGAGCCGACCGCACTGCGGCTGCTCCCGCTCGAGATCGACGAGGCCGACGAGAGCGCGGCGGGCAGGACCGTCTACCCGCTGTACGAGTTCGAGCCCGACGCCGAGACCGTGCTGGACGCGATCCTGCCGGTGTACATCCAGAGCCGCGTGTTCAACGCGCTGCTGCAGTCGTCCGCTGCGAAGCAGGCGGCTACGCAGAAGGCGATGAAGTCGGCGAGCGACAACGCCGACAAGCTGATCACCGACTACACCCGCCTGCGCAACAACGCGCGTCAGGCCGAGATCACCCAGCAGATCGCCGAGATCGTCGGTGGCGCCGACGCCCTCGCATCGAGCTGA
- a CDS encoding aldo/keto reductase, which produces MGTPQRRVGASGLVVSATGLGCNNFGRAGTVTETLQGTRAVIDAALANGVFFFDTADMYGAEAGRSEELMGEVLEGRRDRVVLATKFGHERDMGYDFPGGRGSRRYVRHAVEHSLRRLRTDWIDLYQLHLPDPLTPIAETIDALDELVAEGKIRYYGHSNLDGWQIAEAEFTARARSTGRFISAQNHYSLLARAAEREVLPAAERYDLGFFPFFPLKNGLLTGKFTREGGPAGSRIMDTRRHIWADAPWDALEAYQAFCDERGITMLQATFGWMLARTAVSSVIAGATTPEQIEANAAAADAWTPTAADLDEIDRLFPLPDDPATRM; this is translated from the coding sequence ATGGGAACTCCGCAGCGTCGCGTCGGCGCCTCCGGTCTCGTCGTGTCCGCGACCGGCCTCGGGTGCAACAACTTCGGCCGGGCCGGCACGGTGACCGAGACGCTGCAGGGCACGAGGGCGGTGATCGACGCGGCTCTGGCGAACGGCGTCTTCTTCTTCGACACCGCCGACATGTACGGCGCTGAGGCCGGCCGCAGCGAGGAGCTGATGGGCGAGGTGCTCGAGGGGCGCCGTGACCGCGTGGTCCTTGCCACGAAGTTCGGCCACGAGCGCGACATGGGCTACGACTTCCCCGGCGGGCGCGGTTCCCGGCGCTACGTGCGGCATGCCGTCGAGCATTCCCTGCGGCGGCTGCGCACCGACTGGATCGACCTGTACCAGCTGCACCTGCCCGACCCTCTGACCCCCATCGCCGAGACCATCGACGCCCTCGACGAGCTGGTCGCCGAGGGAAAGATCCGCTACTACGGGCACTCCAACCTCGACGGCTGGCAGATCGCCGAGGCCGAATTCACCGCGCGTGCGCGCTCGACGGGTCGATTCATCTCGGCGCAGAACCATTACTCCCTGCTGGCACGCGCCGCCGAGCGTGAGGTGCTGCCCGCCGCCGAGCGCTACGACCTCGGATTCTTCCCGTTCTTCCCGCTGAAGAACGGACTGCTCACCGGCAAGTTCACCCGCGAGGGCGGTCCCGCCGGCAGCCGCATCATGGACACGCGCCGGCACATCTGGGCGGATGCTCCGTGGGATGCGCTCGAGGCGTACCAGGCGTTCTGCGACGAACGGGGCATCACGATGCTGCAGGCCACCTTCGGGTGGATGCTCGCACGGACCGCCGTCTCGAGCGTGATCGCCGGTGCCACGACGCCCGAGCAGATCGAGGCCAACGCCGCGGCCGCCGATGCCTGGACGCCCACCGCCGCAGACCTCGACGAGATCGACAGGCTGTTCCCGCTGCCCGACGACCCCGCTACGCGGATGTGA
- the atpD gene encoding F0F1 ATP synthase subunit beta produces the protein MTPTATADQPATAVVGRVARVNGPVVDIEFPHDSIPDIYNALKTTITIGEDSTEITLEVAQHLGDDLVRAIALKPTDGIVRGQEVRDTGEAISVPVGDVTKGKVFNVIGEVLNAEPGEQIEVTERWPIHRKAPNFDQLESKTTMFETGIKSIDLLTPYVLGGKIGLFGGAGVGKTVLIQEMIQRVAQDHGGVSVFAGVGERTREGNDLIHEMEEAGVFDKTALVFGQMDEPPGTRLRVALSALTMAEYFRDVQKQDVLLFIDNIFRFTQAGSEVSTLLGRMPSAVGYQPNLADEMGLLQERITSTRGHSITSLQAIYVPADDYTDPAPATTFAHLDATTELSREIASKGLYPAIDPLTSTSRIMDPRYLGEDHYRVATTVKQILQKNKELQEIIAILGVDELSEEDKIVVARARRIQQFLSQNTYMAKKFTNVEGSTVPLKDTIESFDAICRGDFDHVAEQAFFNVGGISDVEEAWARIQKENG, from the coding sequence ATGACCCCCACCGCTACGGCTGACCAGCCCGCGACCGCGGTCGTCGGGCGCGTCGCGCGCGTCAACGGTCCGGTTGTCGACATCGAGTTCCCGCACGACTCGATCCCCGACATCTACAACGCGCTCAAGACCACCATCACCATCGGCGAGGACTCCACCGAGATCACGCTCGAGGTCGCCCAGCACCTGGGTGACGACCTGGTGCGCGCCATCGCCCTCAAGCCGACGGACGGCATCGTCCGCGGCCAGGAGGTCCGCGACACGGGCGAGGCCATCTCGGTTCCCGTCGGTGACGTCACCAAGGGCAAGGTCTTCAACGTGATCGGCGAGGTCCTCAACGCCGAGCCCGGCGAGCAGATCGAGGTCACCGAGCGCTGGCCGATCCACCGCAAGGCGCCCAACTTCGACCAGCTCGAGTCGAAGACCACGATGTTCGAGACCGGCATCAAGTCGATCGACCTCCTCACCCCGTACGTGCTGGGTGGAAAGATCGGTCTGTTCGGCGGCGCCGGCGTCGGCAAGACGGTCCTCATCCAGGAGATGATCCAGCGCGTCGCGCAGGACCACGGTGGTGTGTCGGTGTTCGCCGGTGTCGGTGAGCGCACCCGTGAGGGCAACGACCTGATCCACGAGATGGAGGAGGCGGGCGTCTTCGACAAGACCGCCCTCGTCTTCGGCCAGATGGACGAGCCGCCGGGGACGCGTCTGCGCGTCGCGCTGTCGGCTCTGACCATGGCGGAGTACTTCCGCGACGTGCAGAAGCAGGACGTGCTGCTCTTCATCGACAACATCTTCCGCTTCACGCAGGCCGGTTCCGAGGTGTCGACGCTGCTGGGCCGCATGCCCTCCGCCGTGGGTTACCAGCCGAACCTGGCCGACGAGATGGGCCTCCTGCAGGAGCGCATCACCTCGACCCGTGGTCACTCGATCACCTCGCTGCAGGCGATCTACGTGCCGGCCGACGATTACACCGACCCGGCTCCGGCGACCACCTTCGCGCACCTCGACGCCACCACCGAGCTCTCGCGTGAGATCGCATCGAAGGGTCTGTACCCGGCCATCGACCCGCTGACCTCGACGTCGCGCATCATGGACCCGCGCTACCTGGGCGAGGACCATTACCGCGTCGCCACGACGGTCAAGCAGATCCTGCAGAAGAACAAGGAGCTGCAGGAGATCATCGCGATCCTCGGTGTCGACGAGCTCTCCGAAGAGGACAAGATCGTCGTCGCCCGTGCGCGCCGCATCCAGCAGTTCCTCTCGCAGAACACCTACATGGCGAAGAAGTTCACCAACGTCGAGGGCTCGACCGTGCCGCTCAAGGACACCATCGAGTCGTTCGACGCGATCTGCCGTGGTGACTTCGACCACGTCGCCGAGCAGGCGTTCTTCAACGTCGGTGGCATCTCCGACGTGGAAGAGGCCTGGGCGAGGATCCAGAAGGAGAACGGCTGA
- a CDS encoding PP2C family protein-serine/threonine phosphatase, whose amino-acid sequence MPETTTQTYRVSDDLQLAWAGTTDRGRRRENNQDAYLAVYPLFVVADGMGGHAGGEIASQSTITRLQEVVDAGDVSEASIEAALHLAVDDIHSHPETTDEGTGTTLTGVFLQHADDGAWQWAALNIGDSRVYLKRDDRLVQVTTDHSVVQELIASGKISPEEADGHPYSNVITRAVGASELVPPDYITVDLRDEDRLVICSDGLTKELTDYGILHFLRENDDPGDAVDAMLDAALENGGRDNVTLIVLRVLLTGSPSTGADSED is encoded by the coding sequence GTGCCTGAGACGACAACGCAGACGTATCGCGTCAGCGACGACCTGCAGCTCGCGTGGGCCGGCACGACCGACCGCGGTCGCCGCCGCGAGAACAACCAGGACGCCTACCTCGCCGTCTACCCGCTGTTCGTCGTCGCCGACGGCATGGGAGGGCACGCGGGCGGGGAGATCGCCAGCCAGAGCACGATCACGCGCCTGCAGGAGGTCGTCGACGCAGGGGACGTCTCCGAGGCGTCCATCGAGGCCGCGCTGCACCTGGCCGTCGACGACATCCACAGCCACCCGGAGACGACCGACGAGGGCACCGGCACGACGCTGACCGGGGTTTTCCTGCAGCACGCGGATGACGGCGCCTGGCAGTGGGCGGCCCTCAACATCGGTGACTCGCGGGTATACCTCAAGCGCGACGACCGCCTCGTGCAGGTGACCACCGACCACTCGGTGGTGCAGGAGCTCATCGCGTCGGGCAAGATCAGCCCGGAGGAGGCCGACGGGCATCCCTACAGCAACGTCATCACGCGGGCGGTCGGCGCGAGCGAGCTCGTGCCGCCGGACTACATCACGGTCGATCTGCGCGACGAGGACCGGCTGGTGATCTGCTCGGACGGGCTGACCAAGGAGCTCACCGACTACGGCATCCTGCACTTCCTGCGCGAGAACGACGATCCCGGTGACGCCGTCGACGCCATGCTCGACGCCGCGCTCGAGAACGGCGGCCGCGACAACGTCACGCTGATCGTGCTGCGCGTGCTGCTGACCGGTTCTCCCTCCACAGGAGCCGATTCCGAGGATTGA